The following are encoded in a window of Arvicanthis niloticus isolate mArvNil1 chromosome 1, mArvNil1.pat.X, whole genome shotgun sequence genomic DNA:
- the LOC143443667 gene encoding uncharacterized protein LOC143443667 isoform X3, whose protein sequence is MPAAESGEKGFLVSRGRRGRLFPFPSSRARDGRRRRHLSAPARFNSYLTAAAWSVGRAIGRSSPRGCPCRARAPPAAPRAPVTRPVATRAAATRVGMRIRDPAGERAPEARLVAPVRRPSHQAARLGPLGERARATESATTEVGTPTPGLLQSDQLFGRWEGLTTVPRRPPTQSTLV, encoded by the coding sequence ATGCCGGCTGCGGAGAGCGGAGAGAAGGGCTTCTTGGTGTCCCGGGGCCGCCGCGGAcgcctcttccctttcccctcaaGCAGGGCTCGGGACGGGAGACGGCGGCGTCACCTCTCAGCTCCCGCGCGCTTCAACAGTTACCTCACGGCCGCAGCCTGGTCCGTTGGGCGCGCGATCGGGCGCTCCTCCCCCCGCGGCTGCCCCTGCCGGGCGCGCGCCCCGCCGGCGGCCCCGCGCGCTCCCGTGACTCGGCCGGTCGCCACTCGGGCGGCAGCCACCCGCGTCGGGATGCGCATCCGGGACCCTGCGGGTGAGCGCGCGCCCGAGGCCCGGCTGGTTGCTCCAGTGAGACGGCCGTCGCATCAGGCTGCCAGACTCGGACCCCTCGGGGAGCGCGCTCGGGCCACCGAGAGCGCCACCACTGAAGTTGGAACGCCTACCCCCGGACTGCTGCAGAGCGACCAGCTCTTTGGCAGATGGGAGGGACTGACCACAGTCCCGAGACGCCCCCCAACACAGTCCACTTTGGTG